A DNA window from Zingiber officinale cultivar Zhangliang chromosome 3A, Zo_v1.1, whole genome shotgun sequence contains the following coding sequences:
- the LOC122050484 gene encoding probable apyrase 3, whose translation MGGFPLLDLKSMAVMRKMPGLSSYLGDPELSGESLVELLEFAKEKVPNDWHKVTEVRLMATACLRMVEVGLRERILESCRRVLRLSGFQFKDDWTTMIPGFDEGVYAWVAANYALGSLGSDPENTTGILELGGESAQEWDALMLSNFALENQLHTARQKLSHLCISSTTNRLITAKDHASVQINIGHLDDNGVYTGQYTTFALSGFIRAQIMEESETSKENAERPPRVDHWAEKGSIP comes from the exons ATGGGTGGCTTTCCTTTGCTCGATTTGAAGTCGATGGCGGTGATGCGGAAGATGCCCGGGCTGTCATCTTACTTAGGGGACCCGGAGCTCTCCGGGGAGTCCTTGGTGGAGCTGTTGGAGTTCGCTAAGGAGAAAGTGCCGAACGACTGGCACAAGGTCACGGAAGTTAGGCTAATGGCAACAGCGTGCTTGAGAATGGTCGAAGTGGGACTGAGGGAAAGAATTTTGGAGTCTTGCAGGAGGGTCCTGAGATTGTCAGGCTTTCAATTCAAAGACGATTGGACGACTATGATACCGG GTTTTGATGAAGGCGTGTATGCTTGGGTTGCTGCAAATTATGCACTTGGAAGTTTGGGAAGTGATCCTGAGAACACGACTGGGATACTTGAGCTTGGTGGAGAATCAGCACAG GAATGGGATGCTCTGATGCTATCTAATTTTGCACTTGAGAATCAATTACACACAGCTAGGCAAAAGTTGAGTCATCTCTGTATCAG TTCTACTACGAACAGACTAATCACTGCCAAGGATCACGCATCCGTCCAAATCAATATTGGACACTTGGATGATAATGGAGTGTACACTGGCCAGTATACCACTTTTGCTCTTTCTGGCTTTATTCGTGCTCAG ATCATGGAGGAAAGTGAGACCTCTAAGGAGAATGCTGAAAGGCCTCCGCGAGTGGATCACTGGGCAGAGAAAGGATCAATCCCCTAG